In Streptomyces camelliae, the sequence CTGGTAGTTCGGCAGCCCCTCCAGGAACAGGATCCGGTCGGTGAGCACCTCCGCGTGCTTCATCTCGTCGAACGACTCGTGGCGCGTGTACTTGGCGAGCTTGTACCAGCCGGAGTTCTCCTGCATCTTCGCGTGCAGGAAGTACTGGTTGATCGCGGTCAGCTCGCCGGTGAGCTGCTCGTTGAGGAATTCGATGACCTCGGGGTCGCCCTGCATCGAAACGGCTCCTTCCGGACGGGAAGACGGGGAAAAGACAGGGAGGCGTGCGGCGGCATGATTGCACCGGTGGGGAAGATCGTCCAGTAAGTGCGTACTTAGTAGGTACGGGCAGAGTTGATATGCCTTGTCCGTTTCGGGACAAGGTGGTCAAGGGCACTGCCCGAGGTCTGTCAGGATGGATACATGGGTCATCCGGTGGAGCGAGAGTCTGGAGCGTCGGCAGGGTCCGAGCTTCCGCCGGGTCAGCGGCTCCAGCGTGGCTGGCCGGTCACGCACTACGGGCCGGTGCCGAAGTTCCGCCCCGAGCGCTGGGACTTCCGGGTCTTCGGCGCCACCGCCGACGGCGACAAGCACACCTGGGGTCACGAGGAGTTCACGGCGCTGCCGTACACCACCGTGGTGGCCGATCTGCACTGCGTGACGAAGTTCAGCATGATCGGCGCCGAGTGGGGCGGTGTCCCGGCCGCCGCGATCCTGGACCTGGCCCCGCCGGCCCCGGACGTCACCCATGTGATGGTCTGGGCGGAGTACGGCTTCAGCTCCAACCTCCGCCTGTCGGACTTCGCCTCCGACCGCACGATCTTCGCGACCCACAAGGACGGCGAACTCCTCACCGCCGAGCACGGCTTCCCGGTCCGCCTGATCGTGCCCCACCTCTACGCCTGGAAGGGCCCGAAGTGGGTCCGCGGCGTGGAGTACATGACCGCCGACCGCCGCGGCTTCTGGGAGGA encodes:
- a CDS encoding sulfite oxidase-like oxidoreductase; translation: MGHPVERESGASAGSELPPGQRLQRGWPVTHYGPVPKFRPERWDFRVFGATADGDKHTWGHEEFTALPYTTVVADLHCVTKFSMIGAEWGGVPAAAILDLAPPAPDVTHVMVWAEYGFSSNLRLSDFASDRTIFATHKDGELLTAEHGFPVRLIVPHLYAWKGPKWVRGVEYMTADRRGFWEERGYHNVGDPWKEQRYSYQEEPGEGPEL